The following are encoded together in the Variovorax sp. PBS-H4 genome:
- a CDS encoding oxidative damage protection protein, whose protein sequence is MARMVQCIKLGKEAEGLDFPPYPGELGKRLWESVSKEAWAAWLKQQTMLVNENRLNLADARARQYLARQMEKHFFGEGADVAQGYVPPAD, encoded by the coding sequence ATGGCACGCATGGTCCAGTGCATCAAGCTCGGCAAAGAGGCCGAAGGGCTCGATTTCCCGCCCTACCCCGGTGAACTCGGCAAGCGCCTCTGGGAAAGCGTCAGCAAAGAAGCCTGGGCTGCCTGGCTCAAGCAGCAGACCATGCTGGTCAACGAGAACCGGCTGAACCTGGCCGATGCCCGCGCCCGCCAGTACCTGGCGCGCCAGATGGAAAAGCATTTCTTCGGCGAAGGCGCCGACGTCGCGCAAGGCTACGTCCCTCCCGCAGACTGA
- the mnmC gene encoding FAD-dependent 5-carboxymethylaminomethyl-2-thiouridine(34) oxidoreductase MnmC, giving the protein MAEPVAWGADGVPKSLRFGDIYHSETGAVAQARHVFLGGCDLPEAWSGQRQWRVLETGFGLGLSFLTTWQAWREDPRRPGLLHFVSIEAYPVRREDLLRAAASHPELAPLAEALAAQWWGLLPGFHRLVFESGRVLLTLCVGDVQAMLRAQHRFDADSIFLDGFSPERNPQMWSPETLKSVARFARRGTRLATWSVARPVRDALAPCGFRLHKAPGLPPKRDCLQGVFDPSWLLRRQAPDSATVQAPGRCAVVGAGLAGAAVAASLARRGWEVQVLEAGPHPAGGASGLPVGMLAPHVSPDDALLSRLIRAGVRATWEQARTLLAEGTDWRASGVLERRGAELVRLPQGWNADGPNESWHASPEQLREAGLPADSAGIWHARGGWVRPGRLVEGWLGQPGIRLRTGSRVARIEALPGDAGPCVLRDAEGKLLAEAERVVIAAGHQSAALAPAMPLQPVRGQLAWGRMAEGMRLPPMPINGDGHLIADVPDPAGALWLSGATFDRDDAETTLRSEDTESNRQRLARLHTEAARQLAPLFERGELQAWAGVRCASSDRRPLVGPLSAKAPAGPWLCTAMGSRGLSFAALCAELLAARWHGEPLALPASQARALDAQRGPAGRR; this is encoded by the coding sequence ATGGCCGAGCCGGTCGCCTGGGGCGCTGACGGCGTGCCGAAAAGCTTGCGCTTCGGCGACATCTATCACTCCGAAACTGGGGCCGTGGCACAGGCCCGGCATGTCTTTCTGGGCGGATGCGACCTGCCCGAAGCCTGGTCCGGGCAGCGCCAATGGCGGGTTCTCGAAACAGGCTTCGGGCTTGGACTTTCATTTCTGACAACCTGGCAAGCCTGGCGCGAAGACCCGCGACGTCCGGGCCTGCTGCACTTCGTCTCGATCGAGGCCTACCCGGTCAGGCGCGAGGATCTCCTGCGGGCCGCGGCAAGCCATCCGGAACTCGCACCGCTGGCAGAAGCGCTGGCGGCGCAATGGTGGGGCCTGCTGCCGGGCTTTCATCGCCTCGTGTTTGAAAGCGGGCGCGTGCTGCTCACCCTCTGCGTCGGCGATGTCCAAGCCATGTTGCGCGCCCAGCATCGCTTCGACGCCGACAGCATTTTCCTGGACGGCTTCAGTCCCGAACGCAATCCGCAAATGTGGTCGCCCGAGACGCTCAAGAGCGTTGCCCGCTTCGCGCGTCGCGGCACACGACTGGCAACCTGGAGCGTGGCGCGACCGGTGCGCGATGCCCTGGCGCCCTGCGGCTTCCGGCTGCACAAGGCCCCCGGCCTGCCGCCCAAGCGCGACTGCCTGCAGGGCGTGTTCGATCCGTCGTGGCTGCTGCGTCGCCAGGCGCCGGATTCGGCCACGGTGCAGGCACCAGGCCGCTGCGCAGTCGTCGGTGCGGGGCTCGCCGGCGCAGCCGTTGCCGCCAGCCTGGCGCGGCGCGGCTGGGAGGTCCAGGTCCTGGAGGCCGGCCCGCATCCTGCCGGAGGCGCGTCGGGTCTGCCGGTGGGCATGCTTGCGCCGCATGTCTCACCTGACGACGCACTGCTCTCGCGGCTCATTCGTGCGGGCGTGCGCGCCACCTGGGAACAGGCCAGGACCCTGCTGGCAGAAGGCACGGACTGGCGCGCTAGCGGCGTGCTCGAGCGCCGTGGCGCCGAACTGGTCCGCCTGCCTCAAGGCTGGAACGCCGATGGGCCCAACGAGTCCTGGCATGCCTCGCCCGAGCAACTGCGCGAGGCGGGGCTGCCCGCCGATTCAGCCGGCATCTGGCACGCCCGTGGCGGCTGGGTACGGCCTGGCCGGCTGGTGGAGGGCTGGCTGGGGCAGCCCGGCATCCGCCTCCGCACGGGTAGCCGCGTTGCGCGAATCGAGGCTTTGCCAGGAGACGCGGGACCTTGTGTCTTGCGCGATGCAGAAGGCAAGTTGTTGGCCGAAGCGGAGCGCGTCGTGATCGCAGCCGGCCACCAGAGCGCGGCACTCGCTCCGGCAATGCCGCTGCAGCCGGTGCGCGGGCAGTTGGCCTGGGGGCGCATGGCCGAGGGCATGCGCTTGCCGCCGATGCCGATCAATGGCGATGGCCATTTGATTGCCGATGTGCCTGATCCCGCTGGAGCGCTCTGGCTCAGTGGTGCCACCTTCGATCGCGATGACGCCGAAACAACGCTTCGCAGCGAAGACACCGAATCCAACCGGCAACGGCTCGCGCGCCTGCACACGGAGGCAGCGCGGCAGCTCGCACCGCTGTTCGAGCGCGGCGAGCTGCAGGCCTGGGCCGGCGTACGTTGCGCCTCCAGCGATCGGCGTCCCCTGGTCGGCCCACTCAGCGCCAAGGCGCCGGCCGGCCCGTGGCTGTGCACCGCGATGGGGTCGCGCGGCCTCAGCTTTGCGGCGCTGTGCGCAGAGCTCCTGGCGGCGCGCTGGCACGGAGAGCCACTGGCGCTGCCGGCATCGCAGGCCCGCGCGCTCGACGCGCAGCGCGGGCCCGCGGGTCGGCGCTGA
- the trhA gene encoding PAQR family membrane homeostasis protein TrhA, which translates to MYQGERFNGYSHLLGLMLATAGSALLVTKTAPGDDPARTASALVFGLSMVALYGASTLFHSTRGRTKLFWQRVDHCAIYLLIAGSYTPFALVTLQGAWGWALLAAAWSAALFGMARELRRGEPPAPSLALYLGMGWLGVLAAVPLVERLDGAGLAWLLGGALWYSAGTVFYRNPLGWRHAHGTWHLFVLAGTASHYVTVAHFVL; encoded by the coding sequence ATGTACCAAGGCGAACGCTTCAACGGCTACAGCCACCTGCTCGGCCTGATGCTGGCCACGGCCGGCTCGGCCTTGCTGGTGACAAAGACCGCCCCCGGCGATGACCCAGCCAGGACCGCAAGCGCGCTGGTCTTCGGGCTCTCGATGGTGGCGCTGTACGGCGCCTCCACCCTCTTTCACAGCACGCGCGGCCGCACGAAGCTGTTCTGGCAGCGGGTGGACCATTGCGCGATCTACCTGCTGATCGCCGGCAGCTATACCCCCTTCGCACTGGTCACCCTGCAAGGCGCCTGGGGCTGGGCGCTGCTGGCCGCAGCCTGGAGCGCGGCGCTGTTCGGAATGGCGCGCGAGTTGCGGCGGGGCGAGCCGCCCGCCCCCTCGCTGGCGCTGTATCTGGGCATGGGTTGGCTGGGCGTGTTGGCAGCCGTGCCGCTGGTCGAGCGGCTCGACGGCGCCGGGCTGGCGTGGCTGCTGGGGGGCGCCCTCTGGTATTCGGCCGGGACCGTCTTCTATCGCAATCCGCTGGGCTGGCGGCACGCGCACGGCACCTGGCACCTGTTCGTGCTGGCCGGAACCGCCAGCCACTATGTGACCGTGGCGCACTTCGTGTTGTAG
- a CDS encoding extensin-like domain-containing protein, producing MRPFSRPGLFLVFLIALAASLAAALHFGALQIPDRFDPRTPLDVAAEPNFLTGLKLRRARSDPARCFAVLEQSGLQYERVADRNTGPGCDLTHALRLRGGRSVSLSSPTLVSCRAALSFAMWERHALQPAASRRLGSPIATVEHLGSYACRNINTGEGSTRDGRRSRHATADAIDIAGFVREDRTRITVRRDWGGDGAEALFLRDVHAGGCRFFEGVLGPDYNTLHADHFHLEVGGWTFCR from the coding sequence GTGCGCCCGTTTTCACGACCTGGCCTGTTCCTCGTTTTTCTGATTGCGCTGGCGGCCTCGCTGGCGGCAGCGCTGCACTTCGGTGCGCTCCAGATCCCCGATCGCTTCGACCCTCGGACGCCGCTGGACGTGGCAGCGGAGCCGAACTTCCTCACCGGCCTCAAGCTGCGCCGCGCGAGATCCGACCCTGCGCGCTGCTTCGCCGTGCTCGAGCAGTCGGGTCTGCAGTACGAGCGGGTGGCCGACCGCAACACCGGTCCCGGCTGTGACCTGACCCATGCCCTGCGCCTGCGCGGCGGCCGCAGCGTCTCGCTGTCCTCGCCGACGCTTGTCAGCTGCCGCGCGGCGCTGTCCTTTGCCATGTGGGAGCGGCACGCGCTGCAGCCGGCCGCGTCGCGGCGGCTGGGCAGCCCGATCGCGACCGTGGAGCACCTCGGCAGCTACGCCTGCCGCAACATCAACACGGGCGAAGGCAGCACGCGCGACGGACGGCGCAGCCGCCATGCGACCGCGGACGCGATCGACATCGCCGGCTTCGTGCGCGAAGACCGGACGCGCATCACCGTGCGTCGCGACTGGGGCGGAGACGGCGCCGAGGCGCTCTTCCTGCGCGACGTCCATGCGGGCGGCTGCCGGTTTTTCGAAGGCGTGCTCGGCCCCGACTACAACACCCTGCATGCCGATCATTTCCATCTCGAGGTGGGCGGCTGGACCTTCTGCCGCTGA
- a CDS encoding MFS transporter translates to MKPQNFAFHHPVAFWLGCIAIIGGVLAHVPMFMMGRHTGYQMVGMEMDATMLAGMAMIPLGVLLAMYGLMPRIAQMKKSLHADRHLQFHVADSVPLNGAHWKLVTVLVIALAVDVLKPATLGFVMPGMTQEYEISKQTAGLLALVALTGTTVGSVLWGRLADVFGRRAAILLSALMFIGTAICGAMPAFGWNLAMCFLMGASAGGLLPITFTLMAETVPAAHRGWLLVALGGVGTSAGYLLAAGSAALLVPEFSWRALWLLGLPTGLLIVFLGRYIPESPRFLVNVGLDDEARAVLARFAGKEATGNGQAGAAAVVAEEEAPAGGVRQLLRGSHARITWGLMVCGVAWGLVNFGFLLWLPTNLGTMGMDATAASSLLARSALLALPGIAIVIWLYHRWSSIKALVLFIALTAATLLLFFGLGVARVQSNLAMVLTTALLLVSSSGVIAMLIPYAAEIYPVHLRGTGSGVVAAGSKFGGILGAGFGVMGVFGHFATSALLIALPMAVAALMLVRSGIETRGRGLEDIQQALNGTSA, encoded by the coding sequence ATGAAACCTCAGAACTTCGCCTTTCACCATCCCGTCGCCTTCTGGCTCGGCTGCATTGCCATCATCGGCGGGGTGCTGGCCCATGTGCCGATGTTCATGATGGGCCGCCACACGGGCTACCAGATGGTCGGCATGGAAATGGACGCCACCATGCTCGCCGGCATGGCCATGATCCCGCTGGGCGTGCTGCTCGCCATGTACGGCCTGATGCCGCGCATCGCCCAGATGAAGAAAAGCCTGCACGCCGATCGTCACCTGCAGTTCCACGTGGCCGACAGCGTGCCGCTGAACGGCGCCCACTGGAAGCTGGTGACCGTGCTGGTGATCGCCCTGGCGGTCGACGTGCTCAAGCCCGCCACGCTGGGCTTCGTGATGCCCGGCATGACCCAGGAATACGAGATCAGCAAGCAGACGGCCGGCCTCCTCGCGCTGGTGGCGCTCACCGGGACCACGGTGGGCTCGGTGCTGTGGGGCCGGCTGGCCGACGTGTTCGGCCGACGCGCGGCGATCCTGCTGTCGGCGCTGATGTTCATCGGCACCGCGATCTGCGGTGCCATGCCCGCGTTCGGGTGGAACCTCGCGATGTGCTTTCTGATGGGCGCTTCGGCCGGCGGCCTGCTGCCCATCACCTTCACGTTGATGGCTGAAACCGTGCCGGCCGCGCACCGCGGCTGGCTGCTGGTGGCGCTGGGTGGCGTGGGCACCTCGGCCGGCTACCTTCTGGCGGCCGGGTCGGCGGCGCTGCTGGTGCCGGAATTCAGTTGGCGCGCGCTATGGCTGCTTGGCCTGCCGACCGGCCTGCTGATCGTCTTCCTGGGCCGCTACATCCCGGAGTCGCCGCGCTTCCTCGTCAATGTAGGGCTCGATGACGAGGCACGAGCGGTGCTCGCGCGCTTTGCCGGCAAGGAGGCGACGGGCAACGGACAGGCCGGCGCTGCCGCCGTGGTGGCCGAAGAGGAGGCGCCGGCCGGCGGCGTCCGGCAACTGCTGCGCGGCAGCCACGCGCGCATCACCTGGGGCTTGATGGTCTGCGGCGTGGCCTGGGGGCTGGTGAACTTCGGGTTCCTGCTGTGGCTGCCCACCAATCTCGGCACCATGGGCATGGATGCCACTGCGGCCAGTTCTCTGCTGGCCCGGTCGGCGCTGCTGGCGCTGCCCGGCATTGCGATCGTCATCTGGCTCTACCATCGCTGGAGCAGCATCAAGGCGCTGGTGCTGTTCATCGCGCTGACCGCGGCGACGCTGCTGCTGTTTTTCGGCCTCGGGGTGGCGCGGGTGCAATCCAACCTCGCGATGGTGCTGACCACCGCCCTGCTGCTGGTGAGCTCGAGCGGGGTGATCGCGATGCTCATCCCCTATGCCGCGGAGATCTATCCCGTGCACCTGCGGGGCACCGGCTCGGGCGTCGTCGCGGCGGGTTCCAAGTTCGGGGGCATCCTGGGCGCGGGCTTCGGTGTGATGGGCGTGTTCGGCCATTTCGCCACCTCGGCCCTGCTGATCGCCCTTCCGATGGCAGTGGCCGCGCTGATGCTGGTGCGCAGTGGCATCGAGACGCGGGGGCGTGGTCTCGAGGACATCCAGCAGGCGCTGAACGGGACTTCCGCCTAG